One window of the Zea mays cultivar B73 chromosome 3, Zm-B73-REFERENCE-NAM-5.0, whole genome shotgun sequence genome contains the following:
- the LOC100194011 gene encoding uncharacterized protein isoform X1 gives MRSLRLILLRVTKEDCYPNSVSYKWLSRNFSVSSNDAKRLLQDFVNKHGTDLQVIYSVSGWLKSNPQNYCVKLISGPKLEEARQIFKDSCSVQIYSIQACIPKDTAVLWNPEFVQAEELFNQPFDYENCLRDNRFCGVLNSFVKRTSNGKHVSSLPPKPLNSAAAAAQSKPSVTPKEQFVTARRQDLPVSSKQGADTKSEKDNSTVLDKAGNGPVVKEQSVDAHASKSKAQNGKAMPSNGGSLANMWGRASAKPKPPSTTNSTAVASVAATADAQICAKEEADGNSSDDEHGIKYKRGSTNANNRKRRAVFDYSDDEEDDNIVSIASPELPKQHTPDPVVGIAEDAEVNQKNLETEHHVPNNGKGSSTGVDSDFTSECKIKTIDPMNDSGITLKEKSSDPPINDKKQDSAAEPASTSPKRRKVLKTRIDERGREVTEVVWENEASADDKAEQNVNTIDATASGATVPSKPKPATNADKSKAPSKTAAGNKKAAKAGAKQGSIMSFFKKA, from the exons ATGAGATCTCTACGTTTGATTCTGTTAAGAGTGACTAAGGAAGACTGTTACCCCAACTCA GTTTCGTACAAATGGCTCAGTCGGAACTTCTCTGTGTCATCAAATGATGCCAAGAG GTTGCTTCAGGACTTTGTCAACAAACATGGAACTGACCTCCAAGTGATTTACAGTGTGTCGGGGTGGTTGAAGAGCAATCCCCAAAACTATTGTGTAAAGCTCATTTCAGGCCCAAAACTTGAAG AAGCAAGGCAAATTTTCAAAGATTCTTGTTCAGTTCAGATCTACAGTATCCAGGCCTGTATTCCAAAAGATACAGCTGTACTTTGGAATCCTGAATTTGTGCAGGCAGAGGAGCTTTTCAACCAGCCTTTTGATTATGAGAACTGTTTGAGAGATAATAG GTTTTGTGGTGTTTTGAATTCTTTTGTCAAGCGAACATCCAATGGAAAGCATGTGAGTTCATTGCCACCAAAGCCCTTGAATAGTGCTGCAGCCGCCGCGCAGTCTAAGCCTAGTGTTACTCCAAAGGAGCAGTTTGTTACTGCTCGACGGCAAGATTTGCCTGTAAGTTCAAAGCAGGGAGCAGACACTAAGTCCGAGAAGGATAATTCCACAGTATTAGATAAGGCTGGCAATGGTCCTGTTGTCAAAGAACAATCAGTTGATGCCCATGCAAGCAAAAGTAAAGCTCAAAATGGAAAGGCCATGCCTAGTAATGGTGGATCACTGGCTAACATGTGGGGCCGTGCATCAGCAAAACCTAAGCCTCCAAGTACCACTAATTCTACAGCTGTAGCAAGTGTTGCAG CTACTGCTGATGCACAAATTTGTGCAAAGGAAGAAGCAGATGGAAATAGCAGCGATGATGAACATGGGATAAAGTACAAGAGGGGATCCACTAATGCAAATAACAGAAAGAGAAGAGCGGTATTTGATTATTCGGATGATGAGGAAGATGACAATATTGTAAGCATTGCATCTCCTGAGCTACCAAAACAGCATACCCCAGACCCTGTTGTTGGAATTGCTGAAGACGCTGAAGTAAATCAAAAGAACTTGGAAACTGAACACCATGTACCAAACAATGGGAAAGGTTCCTCAACGGGGGTGGATTCTGACTTCACATCTGAATGTAAAATCAAAACGATCGATCCTATGAACGATTCTGGGATTACTTTAAAAGAAAAGAGCAGTGATCCTCCAATCAATGACAAGAAGCAGGATTCTGCTGCTGAGCCTGCCTCCACCTCACCAAAGAGGAGAAAGGTTTTGAAGACACGCATAGATGAGAGGGGAAGGGAAG TTACCGAGGTTGTCTGGGAGAATGAAGCTTCTGCAGATGACAAGGCAGAGCAGAATGTCAACACTATTGATGCGACTGCAAGCGG GGCGACTGTCCCAAGCAAACCGAAGCCCGCAACAAACGCTGACAAAAGCAAAGCTCCAAGCAAAACAGCAGCAGGCAACAAGAAAGCTGCGAAGGCTGGAGCCAAGCAAGGGAGCATTATGTCGTTCTTCAAGAAAGCATGA
- the LOC100194011 gene encoding uncharacterized protein LOC100194011: protein MAVVDQSLLPQIHALFSDPLRVVSYKWLSRNFSVSSNDAKRLLQDFVNKHGTDLQVIYSVSGWLKSNPQNYCVKLISGPKLEEARQIFKDSCSVQIYSIQACIPKDTAVLWNPEFVQAEELFNQPFDYENCLRDNRFCGVLNSFVKRTSNGKHVSSLPPKPLNSAAAAAQSKPSVTPKEQFVTARRQDLPVSSKQGADTKSEKDNSTVLDKAGNGPVVKEQSVDAHASKSKAQNGKAMPSNGGSLANMWGRASAKPKPPSTTNSTAVASVAATADAQICAKEEADGNSSDDEHGIKYKRGSTNANNRKRRAVFDYSDDEEDDNIVSIASPELPKQHTPDPVVGIAEDAEVNQKNLETEHHVPNNGKGSSTGVDSDFTSECKIKTIDPMNDSGITLKEKSSDPPINDKKQDSAAEPASTSPKRRKVLKTRIDERGREVTEVVWENEASADDKAEQNVNTIDATASGATVPSKPKPATNADKSKAPSKTAAGNKKAAKAGAKQGSIMSFFKKA, encoded by the exons ATGGCGGTCGTGGACCAGTCGCTGCTGCCCCAGATCCATGCCCTCTTCTCCGACCCGCTTCGCGTG GTTTCGTACAAATGGCTCAGTCGGAACTTCTCTGTGTCATCAAATGATGCCAAGAG GTTGCTTCAGGACTTTGTCAACAAACATGGAACTGACCTCCAAGTGATTTACAGTGTGTCGGGGTGGTTGAAGAGCAATCCCCAAAACTATTGTGTAAAGCTCATTTCAGGCCCAAAACTTGAAG AAGCAAGGCAAATTTTCAAAGATTCTTGTTCAGTTCAGATCTACAGTATCCAGGCCTGTATTCCAAAAGATACAGCTGTACTTTGGAATCCTGAATTTGTGCAGGCAGAGGAGCTTTTCAACCAGCCTTTTGATTATGAGAACTGTTTGAGAGATAATAG GTTTTGTGGTGTTTTGAATTCTTTTGTCAAGCGAACATCCAATGGAAAGCATGTGAGTTCATTGCCACCAAAGCCCTTGAATAGTGCTGCAGCCGCCGCGCAGTCTAAGCCTAGTGTTACTCCAAAGGAGCAGTTTGTTACTGCTCGACGGCAAGATTTGCCTGTAAGTTCAAAGCAGGGAGCAGACACTAAGTCCGAGAAGGATAATTCCACAGTATTAGATAAGGCTGGCAATGGTCCTGTTGTCAAAGAACAATCAGTTGATGCCCATGCAAGCAAAAGTAAAGCTCAAAATGGAAAGGCCATGCCTAGTAATGGTGGATCACTGGCTAACATGTGGGGCCGTGCATCAGCAAAACCTAAGCCTCCAAGTACCACTAATTCTACAGCTGTAGCAAGTGTTGCAG CTACTGCTGATGCACAAATTTGTGCAAAGGAAGAAGCAGATGGAAATAGCAGCGATGATGAACATGGGATAAAGTACAAGAGGGGATCCACTAATGCAAATAACAGAAAGAGAAGAGCGGTATTTGATTATTCGGATGATGAGGAAGATGACAATATTGTAAGCATTGCATCTCCTGAGCTACCAAAACAGCATACCCCAGACCCTGTTGTTGGAATTGCTGAAGACGCTGAAGTAAATCAAAAGAACTTGGAAACTGAACACCATGTACCAAACAATGGGAAAGGTTCCTCAACGGGGGTGGATTCTGACTTCACATCTGAATGTAAAATCAAAACGATCGATCCTATGAACGATTCTGGGATTACTTTAAAAGAAAAGAGCAGTGATCCTCCAATCAATGACAAGAAGCAGGATTCTGCTGCTGAGCCTGCCTCCACCTCACCAAAGAGGAGAAAGGTTTTGAAGACACGCATAGATGAGAGGGGAAGGGAAG TTACCGAGGTTGTCTGGGAGAATGAAGCTTCTGCAGATGACAAGGCAGAGCAGAATGTCAACACTATTGATGCGACTGCAAGCGG GGCGACTGTCCCAAGCAAACCGAAGCCCGCAACAAACGCTGACAAAAGCAAAGCTCCAAGCAAAACAGCAGCAGGCAACAAGAAAGCTGCGAAGGCTGGAGCCAAGCAAGGGAGCATTATGTCGTTCTTCAAGAAAGCATGA